The proteins below come from a single Xenopus tropicalis strain Nigerian chromosome 9, UCB_Xtro_10.0, whole genome shotgun sequence genomic window:
- the plekha3 gene encoding pleckstrin homology domain-containing family A member 3, with translation MEGVLYKWTNYITGWQPRWFVLDNGILSYYDSQDDVCKGSKGSIKMAVCEIKVHSTDNTRMELIIPGEQHFYVKAVNAAERQRWLVALGSSKACLADNRTRKEKEISETNESLKTKMSELRLYCDLLMQQVHTIQEFVNHDEHRPSPSTENMNEASSLLSATCNTFITTLEECVKIANAKFKPEMYQLVPHDVSAVSPSPVQMMKRSMSHPGTYISEGGSQSYKDSSFHRATHRRRSAYSDTETCNNDVFLEEMEGPAHCLKTGINGDLSPANVQEENRQKSKKLCESENSPVSLSF, from the exons ATGGAAGGGGTTCTGTACAAATGGACAAACTACATCACAG GTTGGCAGCCTCGCTGGTTTGTTTTAGACAATGGGATTCTCTCCTACTATGATTCACAGGACGATGTGTGCAAGGGCAGTAAAGGCAGCATTAAAATGGCTGTTTGTGAAATTAAAG TTCACTCAACAGACAACACAAGAATGGAGCTGATAATCCCAGGGGAGCAGCATTTTTATGTGAAAGCAGTAAATGCGGCTGAAAGACAGAGGTGGCTGGTTGCCTTAGGTAGTTCCAAAGCTTGCCTGGCGGATAACAGAACAAGGAAAGAAAAAG AAATCAGTGAAACCAATGAATCTCTGAAAACCAAAATGTCAGAACTCCGTCTTTATTGCGACCTGTTAATGCAGCAGGTTCATACTATTCAGGAATTTGTTAATCACGATGAGCACCGTCCATCACCTAGCACTGAG AATATGAATGAAGCATCGTCTCTGCTCAGTGCAACTTGCAATACATTTATCACCACGCTAGAAGAATGTGTCAAGATTGCGAATGCCAAATTCAAACCAGAGATGTATCAGCTGGTGCCACACGATGTGTCCGCTGTGTCTCCTTCTCCTGTTCAAATG atgaAGCGCTCTATGAGCCACCCAGGCACTTACATTTCTGAAGG GGGCAGCCAGTCCTATAAGGATTCATCCTTCCATCGGGCAACTCATAGACGGCGAAGTGCTTATTCTGATACAGAAACCTGTAATAACGATGTGTTTTTAGAAGAAATGGAAG GGCCTGCACATTGCTTAAAGACAGGGATCAATGGGGATTTGTCTCCAGCAAACGTCCAGGAAGAAAACAGACAAAAGTCTAAGAAGCTCTGCGAATCGGAGAATTCTCCTGTGTCCCTTTCGTTCTGA